A genome region from Streptomyces pratensis includes the following:
- a CDS encoding PH domain-containing protein produces the protein MNDAREVICRPLRRSALWYFVGLGAAGAVLAAVRAVYLGGLLDLWVAGGLLLALLGLVCLYAATARVSADAYGLRSRTLLRRRNVPWSGIADLRTYVQYGRNQDIHRVSVLLRDGRTRRLPLPFSGSIDDRPAFDAKLDALRALHRRHGDPESSHVLVISRRSAGRGAALSSVLFVLLLAGAGLAAYVVPVFASKEQAWTSAVPCTAGTPATERGECLSTRGAAISGTEVGRGKQSSWLYFADGRPLERLRVSKEGARGFHAGDRVELTVWRGQVREVTGEHHVWRAHFTGAGDVAVVAAGCALAAGYPGARLLLRRRGRRLRDDEVLPSSLPFAGALVGTAVWLLPLCYLHPTDLLGSPVSLVWACSGAVATLGMSTWAWHATRVRTPGVPAATDGEVSVGKADRFLAARFLEHTEYNPNGFGTHIVLGDGPPAVTPHPGPGRFAARRIPVDRLTVTNVRHVRGSDGDTVHRSWHIAELDDGGEPVRLAAAPADLTRIIRELEHDRREAETGRAQP, from the coding sequence ATGAACGATGCCCGGGAAGTGATCTGCCGCCCCCTCAGGAGAAGCGCCCTGTGGTACTTCGTCGGGCTCGGGGCTGCCGGGGCCGTCCTGGCCGCGGTGCGCGCGGTGTACCTGGGCGGGCTCCTGGACCTGTGGGTGGCCGGTGGCCTGCTGCTCGCGCTGCTGGGCCTCGTCTGCCTGTACGCGGCGACCGCCCGGGTGAGCGCGGACGCCTACGGCCTGCGCTCCCGGACGCTGCTGCGCCGCCGGAACGTGCCGTGGTCCGGCATCGCCGACCTCCGCACGTACGTCCAGTACGGGCGGAACCAGGACATCCACCGTGTCAGCGTGCTGCTGCGCGACGGACGCACCCGGCGGCTTCCCCTGCCGTTCAGCGGGTCCATCGACGACCGCCCGGCTTTCGACGCCAAGCTGGACGCGCTCCGCGCGCTGCACCGCCGTCACGGAGACCCGGAGTCGAGCCATGTCCTGGTCATCTCTCGCCGCAGCGCCGGGCGGGGCGCGGCCCTGTCGTCGGTCCTGTTCGTGCTGCTGCTCGCCGGCGCCGGCCTGGCCGCGTATGTCGTGCCGGTCTTCGCGTCGAAGGAACAGGCGTGGACGTCGGCCGTCCCCTGCACCGCCGGCACTCCTGCCACGGAGCGCGGGGAGTGCCTGAGCACCCGGGGCGCGGCGATCTCGGGCACGGAGGTCGGCCGGGGGAAGCAGAGCAGCTGGCTGTACTTCGCCGACGGCCGCCCCCTGGAGCGCCTCAGGGTCTCGAAGGAGGGCGCTCGGGGGTTCCACGCCGGGGACCGTGTCGAACTGACCGTGTGGCGGGGCCAGGTGAGGGAGGTCACCGGGGAACACCATGTGTGGCGGGCACACTTCACCGGCGCGGGAGACGTGGCCGTCGTCGCGGCGGGATGCGCCCTCGCCGCGGGCTACCCCGGCGCCCGGCTGCTGCTGCGCCGGCGCGGGCGCCGGCTGCGGGACGACGAGGTGCTCCCCTCGTCCCTGCCGTTCGCGGGCGCGCTCGTCGGTACGGCGGTGTGGCTGCTGCCGCTCTGCTACCTCCACCCGACGGACCTGCTCGGCTCTCCGGTGTCCCTGGTGTGGGCGTGCTCGGGCGCGGTGGCCACGCTGGGGATGTCCACGTGGGCCTGGCACGCCACCCGCGTACGTACTCCCGGGGTCCCGGCGGCGACCGATGGAGAGGTCTCGGTTGGGAAGGCGGACCGGTTCCTGGCCGCCCGCTTCCTCGAACACACCGAATACAACCCGAACGGCTTCGGCACCCACATCGTTCTGGGGGACGGTCCGCCGGCGGTGACACCGCACCCCGGCCCGGGCCGTTTCGCGGCGAGACGGATCCCGGTGGATCGGCTCACCGTCACGAACGTACGGCATGTCAGGGGCAGTGACGGCGACACCGTCCACCGGAGCTGGCACATCGCCGAACTCGACGACGGGGGCGAACCTGTCCGCCTCGCCGCCGCCCCGGCCGATCTGACCCGCATCATCCGCGAGCTGGAGCACGACCGCCGGGAGGCGGAAACCGGACGGGCCCAGCCGTGA
- a CDS encoding DUF389 domain-containing protein — protein MLHLRLIVPADRTDEVVGLIGRTVGTAHLVVLAGAARSPVGDVVLCDVAREAGDELIGALREMGIDSSGSITAENMDLTLSEHADEAERAAPGEGADAVLWEELSEVTHEESTFSVTYVAFLAIATMLAACGVMLDNAVLIVGAMAVGPEFGPLAGISTALVQREPRLVARSLWALVGGFAVAMVLTAGFAWLMDAFGLFTADMVSAERPNTGFIWHPDWMSFVVALLAGIAGTLSLTSAKSGALIGVAISVTTVPAAANAAVAFSYQDLEQTWGSSAQLLANLAGIVLAGTLTLLIQKALWNVRRRTAPANRRAADAPR, from the coding sequence GTGCTGCATCTGCGCCTCATCGTGCCCGCCGACCGCACCGACGAGGTGGTCGGGCTGATCGGGCGGACCGTGGGCACCGCGCATCTGGTGGTGCTCGCGGGTGCGGCCCGGAGCCCGGTCGGCGATGTGGTCCTGTGCGACGTGGCGCGCGAGGCGGGCGACGAACTGATCGGTGCGCTGCGGGAGATGGGCATCGACAGTTCCGGCTCGATCACCGCCGAGAACATGGATCTCACGCTCTCCGAGCACGCCGACGAGGCCGAGCGGGCGGCGCCGGGTGAGGGCGCGGACGCCGTACTCTGGGAAGAGCTGAGCGAGGTGACCCACGAGGAGTCCACCTTCAGCGTCACCTATGTGGCCTTCCTCGCCATCGCGACGATGCTCGCCGCGTGCGGGGTGATGCTGGACAACGCGGTCCTGATCGTGGGCGCCATGGCGGTGGGCCCGGAGTTCGGCCCGCTGGCCGGGATCTCGACGGCGCTGGTGCAGCGCGAGCCCCGGCTGGTCGCCCGTTCGCTGTGGGCACTGGTGGGCGGCTTCGCCGTGGCCATGGTGCTCACGGCGGGCTTCGCCTGGCTGATGGACGCGTTCGGGCTGTTCACCGCCGACATGGTCTCGGCGGAGCGGCCCAATACCGGCTTCATCTGGCACCCGGACTGGATGTCGTTCGTGGTGGCGCTCCTGGCGGGCATCGCGGGGACGCTCTCGCTGACGTCGGCGAAGTCGGGGGCGCTGATCGGCGTGGCGATCTCGGTGACCACGGTGCCCGCGGCCGCCAACGCCGCGGTCGCCTTCAGCTACCAGGACCTGGAGCAGACCTGGGGGTCGTCGGCGCAGCTGCTGGCCAACCTGGCCGGCATCGTCCTGGCGGGGACGCTGACGCTCCTGATTCAGAAGGCTCTGTGGAACGTCAGGCGCCGGACGGCTCCGGCGAACCGACGGGCGGCGGACGCTCCCAGGTGA
- the coaA gene encoding type I pantothenate kinase, which translates to MITSPARSPRRTEHAPTPYVDLTRAEWSALRDKTPLPLTAEEVEKLRGLGDVIDLDEVRDVYLPLSRLLNLYVQATSGLRGALNTFLGDAGNGHGEQRGTPFVIGVAGSVAVGKSTTARILQALLARWPEHPRVELVTTDGFLLPMKELQSRGLMSRKGFPESYDRRALTRFVADIKAGKDEVTAPVYSHLIYDIVPGERLTVRRPDILIVEGLNVLQPALPGKDGRTRVGLADYFDFSVYVDARAEDIETWYLHRFRRLRETAFQNPFSYFRKYTQVSEEEALDYARTMWRTINKPNLLENVAPTRGRATLVLRKGPDHKVQRLSLRKL; encoded by the coding sequence GTGATCACCTCGCCCGCACGGAGCCCCCGACGCACCGAGCACGCGCCGACGCCCTACGTCGACCTGACCCGGGCGGAGTGGAGCGCCCTGCGTGACAAGACCCCGCTGCCGCTGACCGCCGAGGAGGTCGAGAAGCTGAGAGGGCTCGGCGACGTCATCGACCTCGACGAGGTCCGGGACGTCTACCTGCCGCTGTCCCGGCTGCTCAACCTCTACGTCCAGGCCACCTCCGGCCTGCGCGGCGCCCTGAACACCTTCCTGGGTGACGCGGGCAACGGACACGGCGAACAGCGCGGCACCCCGTTCGTCATAGGGGTCGCCGGAAGCGTCGCCGTGGGCAAGTCCACCACTGCCCGCATCCTTCAGGCGCTGCTGGCGCGCTGGCCGGAGCACCCCCGGGTGGAGCTGGTCACGACCGACGGGTTCCTGCTGCCGATGAAGGAGCTCCAGTCGCGGGGCCTGATGTCCCGCAAGGGGTTCCCCGAGTCGTACGACCGGCGGGCGCTGACCCGGTTCGTCGCCGACATCAAGGCCGGCAAGGACGAGGTGACGGCTCCCGTCTACTCGCACCTGATCTACGACATCGTGCCGGGCGAGCGGCTCACCGTGCGCCGCCCCGACATCCTGATCGTCGAGGGACTGAACGTGCTGCAGCCCGCGCTGCCCGGCAAGGACGGCCGGACCAGGGTCGGGCTCGCGGACTACTTCGACTTCAGCGTCTACGTCGACGCCCGCGCCGAGGACATCGAGACCTGGTACCTCCACCGCTTCCGCAGGCTGCGTGAGACGGCGTTCCAGAACCCGTTCTCGTACTTCCGCAAGTACACACAGGTCTCCGAGGAGGAGGCGCTGGACTACGCGCGCACCATGTGGCGGACCATCAACAAGCCCAATCTTCTGGAGAACGTGGCGCCGACGCGCGGCCGTGCCACTCTGGTGCTGCGCAAGGGGCCGGACCACAAGGTCCAGCGTCTGTCACTGCGCAAGCTCTGA